DNA from Ziziphus jujuba cultivar Dongzao chromosome 2, ASM3175591v1:
TTTGACAGTGTCGAAATCAATTCACACaccctttaaatatcaaatcactcaaaaaaattattcaattccCAATCTTCtcttattgaaaaattttcAGTCTTTTGGCTTTAAACGGAACAGTTAAAAacccaaaccaaaaaatatGTGAGACTGGTTACCATTTGGGTAATTCCAAACTTTGTGATGTGTAAATAGTTTTACGAGGTTATACAGAAAAGGCTCGAGGTATTGAGAATCTTAATTGACAATTCGACCCATTTATTATGGGCCGAATATTTAGTTTTACGTGGGCCTTTCTCGGGTTTTCCTTCGTATTTCCATCAAGAGCTTGGTACGGAGGTCGAGGACATTGTTTTTGACGAGTTGCAGAAATAAAAAACCTTGTTTTTGAAGGATTCAAGAAGTACATGTTCCACAACCACAATCCCATtccaaagataaagaaaaaaattcctcCTTCTGCGTTCTTTTATTTAAAGGTTGCTTTTTTATAATCTTCATTCATTTTTTGTATCTCGTATGTTTTTTATGCATAGCATCAATTTGGTGATGTACTTCTCACcgttaatggtgttttaggtcgCTGGCTTTTAGACTTCATAACGGGTAAGAAAAAGCTCAGCGATTGAACGCTGAAATAGCTGAAGAACCCAACTTCCATTTTTTGTTTGTGGGGTGTCTTGGAAGTTGGAACTGAAGCAGACTTCGAGCCCAGCAACTgtaatttaatcttttttctaGAGGTTTGTATATTTCTGGAACCTTTTAAGCAGTAAATACtcgtttcatttttatataaaattttatatttttcttttatctattttaataaaaacaataatatttttatgctttattgtactataatcaataattttatctttttttcttaaaataaataatcatatatatatatatatatatcttccagACGCTTCTTTCTTTGCTGTTTCTTACCGAGAGCTTTACCTTACTATTTTTCCTTCAAACATCGAATAGAAAAGACAAGGACACTATGGCTGCGGAACTTGTTGCAGGAGCTTTTCTCTCTGTTTCCCTTCGTATGTTGGTTGAAAAATTGGCTTCTCAGGAGGTTGTTGATTTCATTCGTGGAAAGAAATTAAATGAAGGGCTGCTCAATAAGTTGAAGATTATGCTGTTGTCAGCTAATGGAGTGCTCAATGATGCCGAGGAGAAGCAGATCAAGAATAGAGCTGTGAGGCAGTGGCTTAATGAACTCAAGGATGCAATCTATGATGCAGAGGATTTGGTGTATGAGATCGAAACCGAAGCTTTGCGGTGCAAGATTGAAGGTGAATCTAGAACTCAGGTACTCAGTTTCCTCTCAACTGCATACGCTGAACAGAGGATACAGGAGATCCTTGATAGATTGGTATTTATTTTGCGACAAAAAAATTTTCTTGGCCTCAAAGAAAGTGTACCGGATTTTTTACGGAGATTGCCTACAACTTTTTTGGTAGAAGAATGCAGTGTTTATGGTAGGGATGCTGACAAAAGAGTCATTGTTAACTTGTTGCTAACAGATGATAATAGTGACAATAAGTTATCTGTAATTCCTATAGTGGGCATGGGCGGGATTGGCAAGACGATGCTTGCTCAACTCATTTACAACGATGACAGGGTGAAGAAACATTTTGACATTAAAGCGTGGGTTTTTGTATCAGATGAATTCGATATTCTTAGGATAACACAAACAATTTTGGAGTCTGTCACTTCTCAAAAATGTTATTGCAAGGACCTTAATCATCTTCAAGTTAAATTGAAGGATTTATTGTTGGAGAAGAAATTTCTGTTTGTTTTAGATGATGTTTGGAATGAGGATTACATTTATTGGTGTACTTTGAAGACCTCTTTTGGATCTGGAGCATGTGGGAGTAAAATTATTGTGACAACACGTAATGAAAGAATCGCAAGGATGATGGGAACTGTTCCAAATTATTATCTACAGCTAATGACGGAAGAAGATTGCTGGTCTCTATTTGTAAGACACGCCTTTGATAGTGTAGATCCAATTGCATATCCAGACTTGGAAGAGATCGGTAGACAAATTGTCAGAAAATGTAAAGGTCTTCCTTTGGCAGTCAAATGTCTTGGTGGTCTTTTGCGTTCTGAATTAAATCCACGAGAATGGGAAAATGTACTAATGAGTGATGTATGGGAGTTGTCTGAGAAAGAATGCAACATTCTTCCAGCTTTATGGTTGAGCTATTTTTATCTACCTTCACATCTTAAAAGATGTTTTGCCTACTGCTCAATTTTTCCAAAAGGTTATcaatttgaaaaggaaaatttaactTTACTTTGGATGTCAGAAAATCTTTTGGAGCCCCATCAAAGGAAGAGCGcagaagaagttggagatgagTACTTCAATTATCTGCTTTCAAGGTCATTGTTTCAACGCCATGAAACATGGGGTTTTACCATGCATGACCTTGTGAATGATTTGGCAAAGTTTGTATCTGGAGACTTTGTTTTGAGGTTGGATGACAGTTACTCACTTGATGTTGCCAAAAAAGCTCGTTATTTGTCATATATGAGAAGAAATATCCCTAATATGAAGAACTTGGAcgcattatttgaaaataaatatctgCGCACGTTCCTACCATTAGGATGTTGTTCTTCATTGAATTCACAGCAAGAATTATCCTTCAGATGTCTCGAAGTATCAAAAACAATGCAATACTTAAGAGCGCTCTCTCTATCTGAATATTCTATCACCAAGTTGCCTAATTCATTTGGCAACTTAAGGCTTCTAAGATACTTGGACTTGTCTTCAACCGATGTTAGAGAGATACCTTATAGTGTCTGTACTTTATACAATTTGCAGACGTTACTATTGAAATCATGCCAAAATCTTTCTGGGTTGCCTCATTCAATTGGGAAGTTGAAGCATCTAAGGTATTTGGACTTATCTTATACGAAAATTAAAGAGATACCAGACACAGTGTGTAATTTTCACAATTTGTACACATTGTTGTTGTCTTCTTGTACAATGCTTACTCGACTACCGACGAATCTGGCTTGTCTAAGCAACTTGCGGCATATCCACATTGAGCGCACATGTTTGAAAGAGATGCCACTGCACATGTCTAGAATGAAATGTTTGCGAACTTTAAGTGATTTTGTTGTGAGCAAAGATAGTGGAtgtaatataaaagaattaaaagaattCCAGAGTTTGCATGGAAGTCTTTTTATTTCAAGGCTTCAAAATATTGTAGATGTTGAAGACATTTTGAAGGCCAATTTGAAGGATAAAAGTTGCCTTGATCAATTGAGTTTGGGTTGGGATGGTAATGCTGATGATTcacaaaaagaaagagaggtGCTCAATGGACTTCAACCTCACACAAATCTGAAGAAACTATGTATTAGAAATTATGGTGGTACAAGGTTCCCAAATTGGGTTGGACATCATTCATTTTGTGGTATGGTAGAAGTGGTGCTTAGTAATTGTAGAAATTGTTATTTGTTGCCAACCCTCGGACAACTACCCTCCCTTGAAAGGCTTGATGTTGGAGGATTTGATATGCTGGAGACAATAGGTGAAGAATTCTATTCTGATGGTGGTTCTTGTTCTGTCGCTAAACCATTCAAGTCTTTAAAATATTTAGGTTTTTCAAAAATGCCACAGTGGAAGAAGTGGTCAGTGGTTGGTGGTGATGGAGAAGATAAAGTTTTCTCATGCCTTAAGAAGCTTAATTTATTTCAATGTCCTAAGCTAGATGGGGCCTATTTCCCTCATTATCTTCCAGCATTGACAAGCCTCCGCATATCGGGATGCGACCAGCTAGTGACTTCATTCCCAAGGCTTAAATCTCCAGTGCTTCatttattaatgatattcaaCTGCCAAGAGTTGTGGTCATTTCCAAGAGGGGACTTGCCCTCGAATATACGTTCAATTGAAATACATGGATGCAAAAAGCTGGAATCATTTTCAGGGGAGGGATGGCCTTCGAATTTAAAATCACTTTTAATTTCTGATTGTGGAAAACTCTTTGCGCCTGACATGAAGTGGAATTTGCAAGCACTTACCTCTCTTACATCCTTACGAATCATATCCATAGAAGAATCGCTGGTTTCATTCCCTGAGGAAGGGCTCTTTCCCACCACTCTTACTCACCTTGAGCTGAACAATCTTCAaaaccttaaatctcttaatgaCAAGGCCTTTCAACATCTTATTTCCCTTAAAGAATTAAGAATTTCATTCTGTAATAAGCTCTGGTGCATTCCAGAAGGACTGCCTGCTTCTCTTTGTTTATTGGTTGTCTATGAATGTGATTTATTAAAACAACGATGTCAAAGAGGGATAGGGGAAGACTGGCTAAAGATTGCTCACATTCCTTGCATACAGATAGATCAAGAATCCTTATGATGAGTATTGCAGTTCTCTAAAATATTTCTGGCACTTCTCCTCCAGCCTTTCAGgtaatgctttttatttttcattttccaaaGTCATTCTAAAAATGCAATGTTCTTTCTCCATTCTGCTTTTCATTTTGAAGCATATACACCGTATATCTCTTTGTGATTACAAGATAGGTTGATTATACCATCTTCAAGTGCATTCACCCTCCGCATTCTTCGTCTTTGGATATTTGcttgttattattaataggCCCTGCTTCATCGATGAAAGCTTCATATACTTTTTAGTTTGATGTTACATCAGTATACCAGGACAAAACATTGGCTAAATGGATTTAATTTGCATGAGAGGGCTTGGGGAAAATCGAGTTTTCTAAGGTGGGTTTTGCTTTTTTGGATTTAATTTGCATGAGAGGCCTTCAGTAAAATCAAGGTGTCAAAGGAGGACTTGGGTTCGGCAGTACCTCATCATCATCTGACTCAGAGTCACTTCCCTCAGCTCTGTAATTCTGGGTTCTTTAACCTGTTTTGAAGACCTGTTAGAAATACTCCCAGTGATCAGGCAAGTGGCTGGGGCTGATGCTTCTATTCTAACAGCAATCTTGCATCCATGGAGGTCCCTTATTGAACAGGGTTTTATGGTCGGTCTGCAACACCTGGATGCCAAATGCATCCTTGGGGTGATCTCTAAGTTCCTAAGGTTAGAGATGATGGGATCAGTCCATGGATTCTCTGTTCCTTTGGATATAAGTGATTGGTGTCTGACCTATCTGGAAAGGCTTTTAGGGTAATGCTAAGTACATTTATTTGGTATCCCTAGTATTATTCAAGGCTTTTGATATCCTCAATTTGTTACATTGGTTTATGAAAAGTGATATTTCATATTGCGTTGGTTATGTGAAAGATCTAGAGTATGGTGGCATGAGTTGTCAAGAATTCGCAACAGCGGGTGGTTATAGCTTATATGACAACTACCCTGCAGTGTTGTGCCAAATGTTCTCTATCTGGGCACAGCATCTCATGAAATCATTTACTGCGTCAGACTTCATCTGCAACTCACAAAAACTTGAAAGCAGAAAgcgattttgttttttcattctGCTATATGTGTGAAGCATGTACTCTTTATATCTTCAGTATAAATGTTAGTGTCTGATCCCACCTATCTGAAAAGGTGTCTGATGTCCTTgctcatttttttcccccttcaaatttcagatttttttttcttgattgatGATAATATGGTGCCATCAGTCATCAAGAATACACAACAATGGGTTATACAACATCCATATCACTGCAGGATTTTGCTGTTAAGTTCTTTAGCCGGGCAATTCTGGTGAAATCATATACTGCCGGGCAACATCTAGTGAAATCGTTTACTCTGTCAGGCTTCATTTATGACTCATTGAATATTGAAAGGTAAAGGCAATTTTGTCTGGATTTCTTCTCAAGAGAAATGATTTGCATCATAATATCACTGCTTTTGTTCTCTCATATGCATGCTTCTCTTGGTTCCCTGTGCATGCTGGCTTGCTTATATGGTATTGAAGGCGAGTCTATTGAATTATGATGCAGTTGAGCTATTGATTTCAGTACCCCCTTCAATCCTCCGATTGTTTATATCCGCGAGGCAGCATAATCTTGGTGGTTCAGGGAAAGAAATTCCCCAAGCTTGAAGCTTCAACTAACTTAGGCTGGCTAACCTTGGGCTTGCTTTCCTCCTTCTTCAGAGTCAGTCGACATGCAGGGGAAGTTCTTGTTTACAATCAAAACCAGTAGTATTTCCTCTGTGTAAAACATGATTTACTTTTGCAACCAGTTCTATGTATGCATACAAGCTATAGTCTGGtctatttctattatttaatGTTCAAGTTTAGCTTTAACTTTCAAAAACAGATCAAACACAAACTAGGACATAGGTAAGcaacaaatttttcaatgacAACAAAATGCATGCATTGCTGCTAACCTGTTGATCAATTAATGCATTAAAAACACCCTATAAATTGGTCAATAGGCAGGTCATTATAATTTGCGTACACAAAACTGAGACAAGAATTATCTGTTAGGTTACTGAATAGAGTCTAGCTAAAAACCAAAACTGGTGCggctatgaaaaataaaatgcaacaatggctccgtatttatttttattttttagtgacAAATATTGGCTCTGTATTCAttcagatataaatatatatttataattaaatgctGCAAAGGAACAAAAGAATACATGTTTCTTCATTCCTAGTAATGACATATATGAAGACAGCATACCGATTATAACATATCTTACGTGTAAGTGGCTAATTTGGAGCTTTCCgatagagaatttttttttttcctctttttttttttttttttttttttttggggggggggggggggggggggggaggtgTTTAAGAACGTGGTAAGAAATTCATTAAGGCACATAGCCGGGTAAATCGGAGTACAGAAtgaagttgaaatttaaaacattaacaGAGAAAAGGAAATAATGCTATGTTAAATGTTTTCCAGACTCACCGTACAAGTCTTCCTTCTGAGTCGTCACCTAACATTCAATGTTGCTTCCCACGTATAGTTAAATTGTGTTGCCAAAGACTTGAAATCCATCAAAAATAATAGAGCTGAATGCTCTGAGCTATACGTGTATACACATCATATGCATAATCCATTCCGATATTGGTTTGGATAAAAAACATTGTATAAACAGGATTTGCGTTAGCCTGCTCCATTTCGCCGCCGCCGGGgccccggggggggggggggggggggggggggggttgggtGGTGTGGTGTTGTTGTTTTGGTTGGGaaagtaaaagcaaaaaaaacagTGTTTCCTGTGTTCAAAACATGGTTTGTTTTCACAAACAGTTCAGTCAGTATATAAACTCTGTTTAGCTTGCTCAACCTCTTTTTTACGTTGTTCTGGTCCTTTATATAGGTTTATTGGGTTGGGTGGTAAGAATTTGAAGATGTTCGTTATCTCCCATTGGAAGTAAGGTAACCATGAAAATAGTGtacatttatttctattttagatGTAAAAATGTCATTAAtgttttttcttctattattaattctttcatccctgtcaataaaaataaaaatttgtaatatatatatgttgtgtaCAAGATATATAGGAAGTTTACAACATGGTATTTCCAAAGACTAATATCTTGCACAACGAATTTGTAAGTTAAAAGTTAACATTCTTGAAAATGGAATAATACACACGTTAAATCTtagcaaattaataattaaaaaaagttattatgcatgttaaaatttttaccaCACGTGGCGAGGCTCACTGTATTAGTCTTCTTATCTGTCACACGTGACACAAGGAACCGCTAGGATGCTTCCCATGGCTTGTAAATGCTATTGCCATAGATTAAAAATCGATCTGACACAGTAAAGCTGAATGCtctgatctatatatatatatatatatatatgtacagggCATGTCGTCGAAACACTTCTTCTTTGTCGTTTGCAAAACAAAGAACTTTCCCCTCGTTTATCAATTCCTTATTCTCTGCTTAAGTAGGGTATACCAAAAAACCCTATGGCTGCAGTGGTAGGAGAAGCTTTACTCTCTGCTTTCGTTGAGGTGTTGTTTGACAGGATGACTTCCAAGGATGTCCTTAACCTCATCTGGAGAAAGAAACTCAACAACGGACTGCTCGAGAAGTTGAAGATTAAGTTGCTGTCAGCTGAGTCGGTGCTGAATGATGCCGAGGAGaagcaaataaaaaaccaaGCTGTGAGGAAGTGGCTTGCTATGCTCAAGGAAGTAATCGATGATGCAGATGACTTGGTGGATGAGATCAATGTTGAAGCTTTGCGATACGAGATTGAAGGTGGATCTGGAAGCACCTCACATCGGGTACTCAATTTCATCACAACTCCATTTACTGCATTTAACAAACAGGAAGTAGAGTCGAAGATAGAGGAAATCCTTGATAGATTGGAATTCATATTGCAAGAAAAGGATTTAATTGGCCTCAAAGAAGGTGTGCTAAAAACACCTTCACAAACAACACCTTCAACTTCTTTAGTAGAAGAATCTGCTGTGTATGGAAGGGATGGTGACAAAAAGGTCATCCTTGATTTGTTGCTATCAGATGAAGTTGATGGGAATAAGATCACTGTGATTCCCATAGTGGGTATGGGCGGTATTGGCAAGACCACCCTTGCTCAGCGCATTTACAATGATGATAATGTAAAGAAACATTTTGAGAAGAAAGCATGGGTAAGTGTCTCAGGTGATTTTGATGTTTTTAGAATCACAAAAGTAATTTTTGAGTCGGTCACATCTACAAACTGTGGTATAACTGACTGGAATCTACTTCAAGAGAAGTTAAAGAAAGAGTTGGCAGGAAagaaatttttctttgttttagatgATGTTTGGAATGGGGATTATATGGAGTGGGATAAATTGAAAAGTCCTTTTGAAGTTGGAGCATGTGGGAGCAAAATTATTGTGACTACACGCAgtgaaaaaattgcaaatatgATGGGAGATGTTCCGAGTTATAGGCTACAGATGATGTCAGAAGATGATGGTTGGTCGTTATTCGTTAAACATGCCTTTGGTAATAGAGAGCTAGGTGCACGTCCTGATTTGGAAGAGATTGGTAGACTTATTGTTAGAAAGTGTGCAGGTATACCATTAGCAGTAAGAGCACTTGGTGGTTTCTTGCGTTCTGAACAAAATCCACAAGAATGGAAAAAGATTCTAAACAATGACGTATGGGATTCATCTGGGAAAGAACATATTCTTCCAGCCCTTTGGTTGAGCTATTATTATTTACCTCCGCATCTTAAAAGATGTTTTGCCTACTGCTCAATATTTCCAAAGGGTTACGTATTGAACAAAcaaaaactaattttattatGGATGGGAGAGAATCTTTTGGAGACCCATAAAAGTAAGACCGCAGAAGAAGTTGGAGAGGAGTACTTCAACGATTTGTTATCAAGATCATTGTTCCAGTTCGACTACCATCTCGAGGAGCATTGTAATGTTACAATGCATGACCTTGTATATGACTTGGCTAAGTGTGTGTCAGGTGAATCTTATTTTAGCTTAGATGACAATGTATCAGAAGTTGCAAGCAAGCAGAGT
Protein-coding regions in this window:
- the LOC107417466 gene encoding putative disease resistance RPP13-like protein 1 codes for the protein MAAELVAGAFLSVSLRMLVEKLASQEVVDFIRGKKLNEGLLNKLKIMLLSANGVLNDAEEKQIKNRAVRQWLNELKDAIYDAEDLVYEIETEALRCKIEGESRTQVLSFLSTAYAEQRIQEILDRLVFILRQKNFLGLKESVPDFLRRLPTTFLVEECSVYGRDADKRVIVNLLLTDDNSDNKLSVIPIVGMGGIGKTMLAQLIYNDDRVKKHFDIKAWVFVSDEFDILRITQTILESVTSQKCYCKDLNHLQVKLKDLLLEKKFLFVLDDVWNEDYIYWCTLKTSFGSGACGSKIIVTTRNERIARMMGTVPNYYLQLMTEEDCWSLFVRHAFDSVDPIAYPDLEEIGRQIVRKCKGLPLAVKCLGGLLRSELNPREWENVLMSDVWELSEKECNILPALWLSYFYLPSHLKRCFAYCSIFPKGYQFEKENLTLLWMSENLLEPHQRKSAEEVGDEYFNYLLSRSLFQRHETWGFTMHDLVNDLAKFVSGDFVLRLDDSYSLDVAKKARYLSYMRRNIPNMKNLDALFENKYLRTFLPLGCCSSLNSQQELSFRCLEVSKTMQYLRALSLSEYSITKLPNSFGNLRLLRYLDLSSTDVREIPYSVCTLYNLQTLLLKSCQNLSGLPHSIGKLKHLRYLDLSYTKIKEIPDTVCNFHNLYTLLLSSCTMLTRLPTNLACLSNLRHIHIERTCLKEMPLHMSRMKCLRTLSDFVVSKDSGCNIKELKEFQSLHGSLFISRLQNIVDVEDILKANLKDKSCLDQLSLGWDGNADDSQKEREVLNGLQPHTNLKKLCIRNYGGTRFPNWVGHHSFCGMVEVVLSNCRNCYLLPTLGQLPSLERLDVGGFDMLETIGEEFYSDGGSCSVAKPFKSLKYLGFSKMPQWKKWSVVGGDGEDKVFSCLKKLNLFQCPKLDGAYFPHYLPALTSLRISGCDQLVTSFPRLKSPVLHLLMIFNCQELWSFPRGDLPSNIRSIEIHGCKKLESFSGEGWPSNLKSLLISDCGKLFAPDMKWNLQALTSLTSLRIISIEESLVSFPEEGLFPTTLTHLELNNLQNLKSLNDKAFQHLISLKELRISFCNKLWCIPEGLPASLCLLVVYECDLLKQRCQRGIGEDWLKIAHIPCIQIDQESL